A single window of Sphingobacterium sp. ML3W DNA harbors:
- a CDS encoding SusC/RagA family TonB-linked outer membrane protein yields MKNFIRGGRVHTYFKGILQSIHYLKNSCSKLGIARRCPTAASALKNNIAHATSVRFSSQCLTDGSSSILGNSCVPISGLARHSFGSSSTVVRQFPKAQSKRSRTTPEQVSKRSRTSVEGHSNKPRTGAEEKARKYQEISRETAEKKQGSLQQIAEKHHVTGKETAEDRQRKSRAETEDCAEVNRGEAREVVYSNQLLTNFVSTSNLLRVGFELASNFLRVKQYENSKPTRIKLDKRPKNGRIRSEERGNKVGDKKGVSEDRLFSNSGQLRTVFVPDSKNIRPAKYLLITFQLPFLGQPMCVGCVGGVQGMGEVRSRLEASTNPVPRMYGLSTVSSRGRYRKGTGSVLRSYWKGTKEVLRSYWKGTGISTIGVSSARESGSSSLKGALSQISSFKASKFLSQVFTHAERDNSLRRLKINSNLIQRVGQAIGNKGVVRFFGAARFSIAPILLLLLTFGALISQAQSKQNYVLQGTVMSAVDNKPLQGVSVRVEAENIKISTKNDGSFIITVAHRKGKVKFTNIGYKTVEQEYTSGVILSMQLTASDNQLEEVEVVSTGYQKIPKERATGSFEFVDNKLFNRKVSTDFVSRLEDVVSGISSSKMFSNNRGKLLNINVRGMSTMQSESWPLVVVDGVPYVNNFDLLNGYFNNINPNDIENITVLKDAAASSIWGVQSGNGVIVITTKRGKYNQPFQLSVNSNVTIAQKPDLYYYPQMNTSDYIDVEKELFDKGYWNSRMNRYNVSLTPVIQILKRHKEGGLSELDMNTQLDALRNIDMREDFLKYIYRESVNQQYNVQLRGGSEKMNTSFSVGYDKNLENLVTSSYNRLTVKNNTQLRPVKNLTLDLGVTYTESKRKEAQINMVGYNNMGRGSGNFPYMQMADQNGNALIVDAIPRNPIFRDTVAGGRLLDAKYRPLDELNATHILTNIRETFLNFKANYQFLPSLNASIQYAYQRAYQPTENWQGMTSVHLRETINYRASWDDDKVTWNLPVGDYLNTAHNNNDTHQVRYQMDFNKNWNDLHSVNAIAGTEVRQIRSTSQNAVYWGYDPELLTHQPVQTGKLVPALNGIAGGTYLYDYSYNGAYTNRYTSYFANASYTYHSRYIFSGSVRKDASNLFGVKANGRGQPFWSLGGAWLLSKEAFINDQVFPMLKLRATYGYNGNVNNSTAAYPIISIQSSPEYITGQPYASMQSPPNPNLRWERVGMLNLGLDFLFRDRISGSIEYYIKKPKDLIAGTKIDPTTGYNSLNVNSANLDGRGVDISINSLNIKSDSFNWTTNLVFAYNKTTVKKSHLTSQRGKDYVAGPYGMLLTPIEGLDLYSLLTYKWAGLDSETGMPRGYVDGEVSNDFGAIVNRGTIDDLENHGSLKAPYFGSFRNNFSYKNLEFSFNISYQIGHKFLRSSFNNRWFIENGRGHSDYALRWQHPGDELHTNVPAFTYPNDLYASELYYISSPLVESASQIKLRDIQLSYNLSSLKRIGLKNARVYAYVQNPATIWRANKLGLDSEYGEEIPDPMSVSLGINFNL; encoded by the coding sequence ATGAAAAATTTTATTAGGGGTGGAAGAGTACATACCTATTTTAAGGGTATTCTCCAGTCCATTCATTATCTAAAAAACAGCTGCAGTAAGCTAGGGATAGCACGTCGATGTCCTACAGCTGCATCTGCGCTTAAAAATAATATTGCACATGCAACTAGTGTGCGTTTTAGTAGCCAATGTTTGACTGATGGTAGCTCGTCTATTCTTGGGAATAGCTGTGTACCTATCTCGGGATTGGCCCGCCATTCGTTTGGCAGTTCTTCGACCGTTGTTCGACAGTTTCCCAAAGCTCAGTCGAAGCGGAGTCGAACAACACCCGAACAAGTGTCGAAGCGGTCTCGAACAAGTGTCGAAGGACACTCGAACAAACCTCGAACAGGAGCCGAAGAAAAGGCAAGAAAATACCAAGAAATCAGCAGAGAAACGGCAGAGAAGAAGCAAGGAAGTCTGCAACAAATAGCAGAGAAACACCATGTAACCGGTAAAGAAACAGCAGAGGATAGGCAGAGAAAGAGCAGAGCCGAAACAGAGGATTGTGCTGAAGTAAACAGAGGGGAAGCAAGGGAGGTGGTTTATTCTAATCAACTTCTGACCAACTTCGTATCAACTTCTAACTTGCTACGAGTGGGCTTCGAGCTGGCTTCGAATTTTCTTCGAGTCAAACAGTATGAAAACTCAAAGCCAACTCGAATAAAATTGGATAAAAGGCCGAAGAATGGCAGAATAAGGTCAGAAGAAAGGGGGAATAAGGTCGGTGACAAGAAAGGAGTTAGTGAGGATAGGTTGTTCTCAAATTCGGGTCAGCTTCGTACTGTATTCGTACCAGATTCGAAGAATATACGCCCTGCTAAATACCTTTTAATTACCTTCCAATTACCTTTTCTTGGGCAGCCGATGTGCGTGGGATGTGTCGGAGGTGTGCAAGGGATGGGTGAGGTCCGAAGCAGGTTAGAAGCAAGCACGAACCCGGTACCCAGAATGTACGGTTTAAGTACTGTTAGTTCACGGGGAAGGTACCGAAAAGGTACTGGGAGTGTACTACGAAGCTACTGGAAAGGTACCAAAGAGGTACTGAGAAGCTACTGGAAGGGTACGGGGATTAGTACCATCGGAGTGTCTTCTGCTCGGGAATCAGGTAGTTCGAGCTTGAAGGGTGCGTTATCTCAAATAAGCTCTTTTAAGGCTTCTAAATTTTTAAGTCAAGTATTTACTCATGCTGAGCGTGATAATTCTTTAAGGCGCTTAAAAATCAATTCAAACTTGATACAAAGGGTCGGTCAGGCTATTGGAAATAAAGGTGTTGTCCGTTTCTTTGGTGCAGCAAGGTTTTCGATTGCACCGATTTTACTGCTGTTGCTGACGTTCGGAGCTTTAATTAGCCAAGCTCAGAGCAAACAAAACTATGTACTGCAGGGAACGGTAATGTCCGCAGTGGACAATAAACCCTTGCAAGGAGTATCAGTACGCGTCGAAGCCGAGAATATCAAGATATCCACCAAGAATGATGGTTCGTTCATCATAACTGTAGCCCACCGAAAAGGAAAGGTCAAATTTACCAATATCGGTTACAAAACAGTGGAACAGGAGTACACTTCCGGAGTTATATTGTCTATGCAACTAACTGCGTCAGATAATCAGCTTGAAGAAGTGGAGGTGGTGAGTACAGGATACCAAAAAATCCCGAAAGAAAGAGCAACGGGGAGCTTTGAGTTTGTGGATAATAAGTTGTTCAACAGGAAAGTGTCAACAGATTTTGTAAGTAGATTGGAAGATGTGGTGTCGGGTATATCATCATCTAAAATGTTTTCAAACAATAGAGGTAAGTTATTAAATATTAATGTGAGGGGTATGAGTACAATGCAATCTGAATCATGGCCTCTCGTTGTTGTGGATGGCGTCCCCTATGTAAATAATTTTGATTTATTGAATGGCTATTTTAATAATATCAATCCGAACGATATTGAAAACATAACCGTGCTTAAGGATGCAGCAGCATCTTCTATCTGGGGAGTTCAGTCGGGGAATGGCGTTATTGTCATCACGACCAAACGAGGTAAATATAATCAACCATTTCAGTTATCTGTAAATAGTAATGTGACGATAGCCCAAAAACCTGATTTGTACTACTATCCACAGATGAACACATCGGATTATATCGATGTAGAAAAAGAACTGTTTGATAAAGGCTATTGGAATAGCCGGATGAATCGGTATAATGTTAGTTTGACACCAGTTATTCAAATTTTAAAGAGGCATAAAGAAGGTGGTTTGAGTGAGTTGGATATGAATACACAATTGGATGCCTTACGAAATATTGATATGCGAGAAGATTTTTTGAAATATATCTACCGCGAGTCTGTAAACCAACAATATAATGTACAATTGCGAGGTGGTTCGGAAAAAATGAATACATCTTTTTCTGTTGGGTATGATAAGAATCTAGAAAACTTGGTTACTTCTTCTTATAATCGATTGACCGTGAAGAATAATACACAATTACGTCCGGTAAAAAATTTGACCTTGGATCTGGGAGTTACTTATACGGAGTCCAAGAGAAAAGAAGCACAAATCAATATGGTTGGCTATAATAATATGGGAAGGGGTAGTGGGAACTTTCCTTATATGCAAATGGCAGATCAAAATGGTAATGCTTTGATCGTAGATGCTATACCTCGAAACCCTATATTTCGAGACACAGTAGCAGGTGGTCGCCTACTTGATGCGAAGTATAGACCATTGGATGAGTTGAATGCTACACATATATTGACCAATATTCGGGAAACGTTTCTAAATTTTAAGGCCAATTATCAATTTCTTCCATCATTAAATGCCTCTATACAATATGCATATCAACGAGCATATCAACCGACAGAAAACTGGCAAGGAATGACTTCGGTTCATTTGAGAGAGACCATTAATTATCGTGCATCTTGGGATGACGATAAAGTGACTTGGAACCTACCAGTAGGTGATTATTTGAATACTGCTCATAATAACAACGATACCCATCAGGTTAGGTATCAAATGGATTTTAACAAGAATTGGAATGATCTTCATAGTGTGAATGCAATCGCAGGGACTGAGGTGAGGCAGATTAGAAGTACGAGCCAAAATGCAGTTTATTGGGGTTATGACCCTGAATTGTTAACCCATCAACCTGTGCAAACTGGTAAATTGGTTCCCGCTTTAAATGGCATTGCAGGTGGTACTTATTTATATGATTATTCATATAATGGTGCCTATACGAATCGCTATACTTCGTATTTTGCCAATGCTTCTTATACTTATCATAGTCGCTATATATTTAGTGGAAGTGTGCGTAAAGATGCTTCAAATCTATTTGGAGTAAAAGCAAATGGTCGGGGACAACCCTTTTGGTCTTTGGGTGGTGCGTGGTTATTGTCTAAAGAAGCCTTCATTAATGATCAGGTATTCCCAATGTTAAAATTGCGGGCGACCTATGGCTATAACGGCAACGTAAATAACAGTACAGCAGCATATCCCATTATTAGTATACAGTCTTCACCAGAATATATCACGGGCCAGCCATATGCGAGTATGCAATCGCCACCCAATCCTAATTTACGTTGGGAGCGTGTCGGGATGTTGAACTTAGGTTTAGATTTTTTATTTAGGGATCGCATATCAGGTTCTATCGAATACTATATTAAAAAGCCAAAGGATTTGATAGCCGGAACTAAGATTGATCCAACCACGGGATATAATTCGTTGAATGTGAATTCTGCAAATTTAGATGGTCGTGGTGTAGATATTTCAATCAATAGTTTGAATATCAAGTCAGATTCTTTTAACTGGACGACTAATTTGGTGTTTGCTTATAACAAAACCACTGTGAAGAAATCACATCTGACGAGTCAACGAGGAAAAGATTATGTAGCTGGACCATATGGTATGTTGCTCACTCCGATAGAGGGATTGGATTTGTACAGTCTATTGACCTATAAATGGGCAGGCTTGGATTCTGAAACAGGAATGCCACGTGGTTATGTGGATGGAGAAGTGTCTAATGATTTTGGGGCGATTGTGAATCGCGGAACTATAGATGATTTGGAGAATCATGGTTCATTGAAAGCACCCTATTTTGGTTCATTTCGGAATAACTTTTCTTATAAAAATCTGGAATTTTCTTTTAATATTTCCTATCAGATCGGACATAAGTTTCTTCGGAGTTCTTTTAATAATCGCTGGTTCATCGAAAATGGTAGGGGACACTCGGATTATGCTTTACGTTGGCAGCATCCAGGAGACGAGCTACATACGAATGTACCTGCTTTTACTTATCCTAATGACCTTTACGCGAGTGAACTGTATTATATATCATCTCCTTTAGTGGAATCTGCAAGTCAGATTAAGTTGCGCGATATTCAATTGAGCTATAATCTCAGCAGTTTAAAGCGTATAGGACTTAAAAATGCGCGAGTATATGCTTATGTGCAGAATCCAGCAACGATATGGCGGGCTAATAAATTAGGTCTTGATTCTGAATATGGAGAGGAGATCCCAGATCCAATGTCTGTTTCGTTAGGTATTAATTTTAACCTTTAA